A genomic window from Bdellovibrionales bacterium includes:
- a CDS encoding M2 family metallopeptidase, protein MRKFIVFLVVFVGAVAFGRDDAQTFLKKTDEILFREGVSASRVSWVKSNFITGDTTQLEAESNAKFGEIFTSLAVQSKKYKGKNDNEKRQLYLLGNSITLPAPKDPVKNQEMTKLAAEMEAMYGSGKYCDDKKNCKDLLQAEKILAESRKPEELVKAWEGWKTVSVPMRPKYEKMVSIANQASRELGYKNLASLWKSKYDMPEENFEKELDRLWGEVKPLYEQLHCYVRTQLNKKYGDKVSPKEGPIPAHLVGNMWGQSWENIRDIAGVDASKSLDITALLKKAKYDSKKMTKTAENFFVSLGMPALPATFYERSLLDKPRDRDVVCHASAWHVDMKDDVRIKMCIKIDEDDFRTIHHELGHIYYYLAYKDLPAILQSSANDGFHEALGDTIQLSITRKYLQDIGLLKSAAAPKDADVHYLMQMALQKVAFLPFGLLTDKWRWGVFDGRIAPADYNNAWWDLVKTYQGLVPPNPRGADMFDPGSKYHVPASTPYSRYFIAHVLQFQFHKGLCETAGYKGPLHECSIYNNKAAGERLWKMMKMGASQPWPVALEAATGSKNMDATAMREYFAPLETWLKSKNQGQKCGW, encoded by the coding sequence ATGCGTAAGTTCATTGTTTTTCTTGTTGTTTTCGTAGGGGCCGTTGCGTTTGGCCGAGACGACGCTCAAACATTTCTTAAAAAGACAGATGAAATATTGTTCAGAGAAGGAGTTTCGGCGAGCCGAGTATCTTGGGTGAAGAGCAATTTTATCACTGGTGACACCACTCAGTTGGAGGCCGAATCCAATGCCAAATTTGGTGAGATTTTTACCTCTCTCGCCGTTCAATCGAAAAAGTACAAGGGCAAAAACGACAACGAAAAACGCCAACTCTATCTTCTTGGAAATTCCATCACGCTTCCCGCACCGAAAGATCCCGTGAAGAATCAAGAAATGACCAAACTCGCTGCCGAAATGGAAGCGATGTATGGCTCGGGCAAATACTGCGATGATAAAAAGAATTGCAAGGATCTTCTCCAAGCCGAAAAAATCCTCGCCGAATCTCGCAAACCGGAAGAGCTTGTCAAAGCCTGGGAAGGCTGGAAGACCGTTTCCGTCCCGATGAGACCCAAGTACGAAAAAATGGTGAGCATCGCCAACCAAGCCTCTCGAGAGCTCGGTTATAAAAACTTAGCTTCGCTCTGGAAATCTAAATATGACATGCCCGAAGAAAACTTCGAAAAAGAACTTGATCGCCTGTGGGGCGAAGTTAAACCTCTTTACGAACAACTGCACTGCTACGTGCGAACTCAGCTGAACAAAAAATACGGAGATAAAGTCTCTCCTAAAGAAGGACCGATCCCCGCTCACCTCGTCGGCAATATGTGGGGACAATCTTGGGAAAACATTCGCGATATCGCGGGCGTCGATGCCTCTAAATCGTTAGATATCACTGCGCTTCTTAAAAAGGCGAAGTACGATTCTAAAAAGATGACAAAAACCGCGGAAAACTTTTTCGTGTCTTTGGGCATGCCGGCCCTTCCGGCGACTTTTTACGAGCGCTCACTTCTGGATAAACCACGCGATCGCGATGTGGTCTGCCACGCCAGCGCTTGGCATGTGGACATGAAGGACGATGTTCGAATTAAAATGTGTATTAAGATTGACGAAGATGACTTCCGCACGATTCACCATGAGTTAGGCCACATTTATTATTATCTGGCTTACAAAGATCTCCCTGCCATTCTCCAAAGCAGTGCGAATGATGGCTTCCACGAGGCCTTGGGAGACACCATTCAGCTTTCGATCACGCGCAAGTATCTTCAAGACATTGGTTTATTGAAATCTGCGGCAGCACCTAAAGATGCGGACGTCCATTACCTGATGCAAATGGCATTACAAAAGGTCGCCTTCCTTCCGTTTGGTCTACTGACGGACAAGTGGCGATGGGGTGTTTTTGATGGTCGCATTGCTCCGGCGGATTACAACAATGCGTGGTGGGATCTTGTGAAAACCTATCAAGGTTTAGTTCCGCCAAATCCTCGCGGCGCCGATATGTTTGATCCAGGGTCCAAGTATCATGTTCCCGCCTCGACGCCGTACTCTCGTTATTTTATCGCCCATGTTCTTCAGTTCCAATTTCATAAAGGACTTTGCGAAACGGCAGGATATAAAGGACCACTTCATGAGTGTTCGATCTATAACAACAAAGCGGCCGGCGAAAGACTCTGGAAGATGATGAAGATGGGAGCGAGCCAACCTTGGCCTGTGGCTCTCGAAGCGGCGACCGGCTCTAAAAACATGGATGCCACGGCGATGCGCGAATACTTTGCGCCCCTTGAAACTTGGTTGAAATCCAAAAACCAAGGGCAAAAGTGCGGCTGGTAG